The Pygocentrus nattereri isolate fPygNat1 chromosome 4, fPygNat1.pri, whole genome shotgun sequence genome includes a window with the following:
- the bloc1s2 gene encoding biogenesis of lysosome-related organelles complex 1 subunit 2: MIVGVKMAAAGEEAAALDSVRVAAPPAVLNLRTDTDQREDLGHDGSSENVGPAPKKPTNNNDGGVETAEEATEPAEPDINELCRDMFDKMAVFLQGELTATCEDYKLLENMNKLTSLKYMEMKDISINISRNLQDLNQKYASLQPYLDQINQIEEQVTALEQAAYKLDTYSKKLEAKFKKLEKR, from the exons ATGATAGTGGGAGTGAAGATGGCGGCCGCAGGAGAGGAGGCAGCTGCGCTGGACAGTGTTAGAGTAGCTGCACCTCCGGCAGTGCTCAACCTCAGAACCGATACTGACCAAAGGGAGGATCTGGGCCATGATGGTTCGAGCGAAAACGTAGGGCCTGCACCCAAAAAGCCCACCAATAACA ATGACGGTGGTGTGGAAACGGCAGAAGAAGCTACTGAGCCTGCTGAACCTGACATCAATGAACTTTGCAGGGACATGTTTGACAAAATGGCAGTTTTTCTGCAAGGAGAGCTCACAG ccACCTGCGAGGACTATAAACTTCTGGAGAATATGAACAAACTCACCAGTCTAAAGTACATGGAGATGAAGGACATATCAATCAACATCAGTCGCAACCTACAAGACCTCAATCAGAAAT ATGCTAGCTTGCAGCCATATCTAGATCAGATAAACCAGATTGAGGAACAGGTTACAGCTCTGGAGCAAGCAGCGTATAAACTGGACACATATTCCAAAAAACTGG aagCCAAGTTTAAGAAACTAGAGAAGCGGTGA